GTAATACACTGTATTTGTAGTGGTATCTGTAATTTTCAGATCCAAATCGTTAATCAGCTTAGAGCTTCTGTTATTGTAGATATTTCCCCATTGATTGGTAAAGTTTGTGAACTCAGGATCTATCCATGATATAGTTACCTTTAATGGTTCTGAGCCTGATGCCTTTACTGTTTTTACATTGGCAACTCCGCTGTTTAAGGTTTCATCATTAAAAATAATACTGTTGTTGGATTTTCCTACAAGAAGTTCAGCTCCTTTTTTAGCATCAATAAAACCCCATCCGAATTGTGGATCAGGACCTATGTTGCCTGCTTCTTTTGCTGAGTGTACCATTAAGGTTTTTGCTGATGCAGCATTTAATAAGTTTCCGGAAAACAGTTGTTTGTTAATCTGAGTCCAAAGTCCAACTATACCCGTAACTACAGGAGCAGAATAAGAAGTACCGTCTCCTATGTCAATTTTGCTGCTTCCTGTGGCATTATTATCAGTCCATGCACTGGCGACACTTGTTCCTACCGCGGTAATGTCCGGTTTGATACCACCATCATCTCTTGGTCCCGCACTGCTGTAAACGGAATGGATAACATCTGAAGAAGCGGTATATCTTCCGTTATTAGTTGTAATTCTATCAGCAGCAGCTACAACAATAATATTTTTACCTAAAGAACCAATTCCTATACAGTCATATCCCTGTGCACAATTGTTTTGAGGTAGTGTATCAGTAGCTGTAAACTCTACTAAATTTCCCGAATTGTCTTTGTAATACTTTTTATAAGTACTTGTAGCAGCACTAGGTCCACCACCAAATGAGTTTCCGGCAGATTTTACAATGATATATGAAGGGTTGTTGTATACAATCTGATCATAATCACGGTCATTGGTATGATAAGTTCCCTGAGCATCAAAAGATGTGTTTGGACTAGTAAAGGCTCCATTCCATACCCATGAAGGTTCATTGTTAATCAGTTGAGGGTCTGCCCATCCCTGATTGCTTCCATAGGAATGATTAGAAACATTAGGCTGGGCTTTAATAATTTTTTGAAATACTGTACTTTGTACTGTTTCTCCATCCAATATAGAAGTCCCGAAAGCATAAGCATCTATTGTAGAGTTGGGTGCGATCCCTTTGAAATTAACCTGTCTTGTTGTACCATCATTAAAAGTCACGGTGTATGGATAATCTTTTGCACCTATAAAGCTGGAAACAGCTGTTGCATGATCACCGTAGTTGACGGTGCTGCTTTCTTTATTTGTTATTCTATTGGGTAGATTGTTAAAAAAAACGTGACCAGCAAATACTCTTGCTACACTAGAAGCGGTACTGCCATCAAAGATGGTAAACTTAATACCTTCCCCATTAAAAGAACCCGTTAATCCCGTAACAGTTCCTCCCTGTAAAAAATCAGAATTAGAGTTTTTGATTTGGTCACCATCATGTGCCTGCAGGAAATAAGGTCTGTTATCGGGTAAAAAACCTGCCAGATTAGCTCTCTGCTGTTCAATCTGCTTTAAAACTTCAGGACTTCTGTTAGAGCCAAATCGTTTAGATACATAGTTGTCAAACTTGTCATTGTTCTCTATTCTCTGCCGTTCAAATTGTCTGTTTAATTCTTCGTTGTTTTGTGCACTTATCAGTGAAACAAACAAAGAACTAATTAAAAGTAGTTGTTTCTTCATTTTAGGTGGTAAATTGTTAAAAAGTATAGTTGATCAAAATTATATTAAAAATTTAATAACCAGTTGTGTTTTAATAGATAACTCTAATTTTTTAATATAATTTTAATTTAACTTAAAAAATTAGAGTTATTATGTAAGAATGTTATATTTATTTTATTTTGAATATTATTGATTCTTTGTATTGTGGTCATAAAACAATTATTGGAAAAAATGGAGTAACTTTACATTCTCTTTTATAAAAAAGTTAGAACATTATATGTATTTAATTTTTGACACAGAAACAACAGGTTTACCAAAAAATTTCAACGCTCCGCTTTCAGATTCGGATAACTGGCCAAGAATGGTTCAGATCGCATGGCAGGTGCATGATGATGATGGGAACTTGATTGAAAATCAGGATTATATAATAAAACCTGAAGGGTATGATATTCCCTTCAACGCAGCCCGTATTCACGGTATTACAACGAAAATTGCCAATGAAGAAGGCCGTGACCTTGAAGAGGTTTTAAAAGAATTTGCTGAAGTTTTAGATAGGGTAAGAGTCGTTTCCGGACACAATGTGGAATTCGATTACAATATCGTAGGAGCAGAGTTTTACAGAAAAAACCTTAAAGACAATCTACAGGAAAAACCCAGAGCGGATACCATGATTTTGGGAACCGACTTCTGCCAGTTAGGTGGAGGAAGGGGAGGAAGATACAAATCTCCAAAACTTGAAGAACTTTACGAAAAGCTTTATGGAAGTAAGTTTGATGAAGCCCATAATGCTGCTGCCGACGTAAATGCTACGGCAAGAGCTTTCTTTGAAATGATAAGAATTGGGGTGGTTCCCGCAGAAACATTAAAGATTTCTGAGGATCAGCTTGCATATTTCAAGAGCCTTTATCCCGATCCGATAAAACCTTTTAATATTGTTATCAGAAGGCAGGTTGCAGATTTTCATAATAAGAAAAAGCAGCAGGATTTCGGAAGTGTTGATGAAATTGATCTGGGTAAATATTTCAATTTTGACAATCACAGTGTTTTCTCAACACTAATGGCCACTTCAAGCATTAATGATTTAATTAAAAAAGCTACAGATGACAATTTTCCTGCCGTTGGGATGGTGGATTTGGGAAATATGATGGGGGCCTTTAAATTTGTTTCAGCAATTGAAGGGGCAAATGCTGACCGTGCAAAAAAACATAAAGAATATCTGGCGAAAAAACAGGAAGCTGAAGAAAACGGAGAAGAATTTAATGAGGCTGAACCTGTTTCCGAACCTTTAATTCCTGTAGTGGGTTGTGAATTTTATATTTCAGACCGTTACGAACAGAAGCAGTTTACAAAAGATGATCCTGACAGAAGAACCCAGGTGGTTTTGTTAGCGAAAGATTTTGAAGGATATAAAAACTTGGCAAAACTTTCAAGTATTGGTTTCTTAAAAGGATTTTATTTTGGAGTTCCCAGAATCAGCCGTGAATTGATTGCTGAATATAAACAAGGTTTAATTGCTCTGACTTCCGGAATTCTGGGAGATATTCCGGATGCTATTTTAAATACCGGTGAACAGAAAGGAGAGGAGCTTTTCAAATGGTGGAAAGATACTTTTGAAGATGACTTTTATGTACAGATTCAAAATCATAAACTGCCTGAAGAAGAACACTTAAATGATGTTTTACTGCATTTTGCAGATAAATATAATGTTAAGATTTTAGCGCAGAACGAAACTTTTTATACCAATAAAGATGATTCTAATATTCAGGACATTGTAAGCTGTATTAAAGACGGCGAAAAATTGACAACTCCTGTCGGAAAAGGCTTTGGAAAGAGAAGAGGGTTGGCTACAGGAGAATATTATATCAAAAATTCTGACGAAATAAAAGAAGCGTTTTTAGCTTATCCTGATGCTTTTGATGCTTATGAAGAATTTACTTCAAAATTCAAGCCCTATACATTAAAAAGAGATGTATTACTTCCAAAATTTGATATTCCGGAAGAATTTATTCATGCTGAAGATGAGATTGATGGAGGGAAGCGTGGTGAAATGGCGTATTTGACGCATTTAACATATGAAGGAGCGAAAAAAAGATATGCAGAAACCGGAATCACAGACGAAATTAAAGAACGTTTAGATTTTGAACTGGAAGTAGTTGCCAATACGGGGTATCCCGGTTATTTCCTGATTGTACAGGATTTTTGTAATGAAGCAAGAAAAATGGGCGTTTGGGTTGGTCCAGGCCGTGGTTCTGCTGCAGGTTCTGCCGTAGCATATTGTACGGGAATTACCAATGTGGATCCTATTAAGTATGATTTGCTTTTTGAGAGATTTCTGAATCCGGAAAGGGTTTCCATGCCGGATATTGATATTGACTTTGATGATGAGGGACGTGATAAAATCATTAAATGGGTAGTTGAAAAATACGGTAAAAATCAGGTAGCACAGATTATTACGTACTCGGTTTTAGGAGGGAAATCTGCGATTAAAGATGCGGGAAGAGTGTTGGATGTTCCGATTCCTGATACAAATAATATTGCAAAATTAATTCCGCCAAGTCCGGGGATGAACATTGCAAAAGCTTTATCTAAATATGATAAACTAAAACCGGAAGAACAGATGCTTGTTGATGAAATGAGATATGTTCTGAACAGTCCGGATGATGCCCGTCATGACGTACTTGCGAGTGCCAAAAAAATGGAAGGCTGTATCAGAAATACCGGTATTCATGCCTGCGGGGTGATTATTACCCCGGAAGATGTAAGTAACCTGGTTCCGGTAACTATCGCCGCAAAAGATGCAGATATTCTGGTTTCACAGTTTGATAACTCTGTGGCGGAAAGTGCTGGTCTTCTGAAGATGGACTTCCTGGGGTTGAGAACTTTGACGATCATTAAAGATGCGTTGAAACTGGTAAAAGCAAGACATGGCTTAGACATTGATCCGGATCTTATTCCGCTTGATGATACAAAGACTTATCAATTATTTAAAGAAGGACGGACGGTAGGGATTTTTCAATATGAAA
The window above is part of the Chryseobacterium sp. MA9 genome. Proteins encoded here:
- a CDS encoding S8 family peptidase: MKKQLLLISSLFVSLISAQNNEELNRQFERQRIENNDKFDNYVSKRFGSNRSPEVLKQIEQQRANLAGFLPDNRPYFLQAHDGDQIKNSNSDFLQGGTVTGLTGSFNGEGIKFTIFDGSTASSVARVFAGHVFFNNLPNRITNKESSTVNYGDHATAVSSFIGAKDYPYTVTFNDGTTRQVNFKGIAPNSTIDAYAFGTSILDGETVQSTVFQKIIKAQPNVSNHSYGSNQGWADPQLINNEPSWVWNGAFTSPNTSFDAQGTYHTNDRDYDQIVYNNPSYIIVKSAGNSFGGGPSAATSTYKKYYKDNSGNLVEFTATDTLPQNNCAQGYDCIGIGSLGKNIIVVAAADRITTNNGRYTASSDVIHSVYSSAGPRDDGGIKPDITAVGTSVASAWTDNNATGSSKIDIGDGTSYSAPVVTGIVGLWTQINKQLFSGNLLNAASAKTLMVHSAKEAGNIGPDPQFGWGFIDAKKGAELLVGKSNNSIIFNDETLNSGVANVKTVKASGSEPLKVTISWIDPEFTNFTNQWGNIYNNRSSKLINDLDLKITDTTTNTVYYPWKLDANNPMTPATKGDNTVDNVEQVVIDAPVAGRTYKIEITNKGILKNNSGGNAPQNYSVIVTGFTELLGTKETTNPLNNLAISPTITKDFTNILKAPKKSTFNVYDLTGKKLQNGIINNDKEQIDLSAYTKGIYIIEIKTDKDVISKKVIKE
- the dnaE gene encoding DNA polymerase III subunit alpha, coding for MYLIFDTETTGLPKNFNAPLSDSDNWPRMVQIAWQVHDDDGNLIENQDYIIKPEGYDIPFNAARIHGITTKIANEEGRDLEEVLKEFAEVLDRVRVVSGHNVEFDYNIVGAEFYRKNLKDNLQEKPRADTMILGTDFCQLGGGRGGRYKSPKLEELYEKLYGSKFDEAHNAAADVNATARAFFEMIRIGVVPAETLKISEDQLAYFKSLYPDPIKPFNIVIRRQVADFHNKKKQQDFGSVDEIDLGKYFNFDNHSVFSTLMATSSINDLIKKATDDNFPAVGMVDLGNMMGAFKFVSAIEGANADRAKKHKEYLAKKQEAEENGEEFNEAEPVSEPLIPVVGCEFYISDRYEQKQFTKDDPDRRTQVVLLAKDFEGYKNLAKLSSIGFLKGFYFGVPRISRELIAEYKQGLIALTSGILGDIPDAILNTGEQKGEELFKWWKDTFEDDFYVQIQNHKLPEEEHLNDVLLHFADKYNVKILAQNETFYTNKDDSNIQDIVSCIKDGEKLTTPVGKGFGKRRGLATGEYYIKNSDEIKEAFLAYPDAFDAYEEFTSKFKPYTLKRDVLLPKFDIPEEFIHAEDEIDGGKRGEMAYLTHLTYEGAKKRYAETGITDEIKERLDFELEVVANTGYPGYFLIVQDFCNEARKMGVWVGPGRGSAAGSAVAYCTGITNVDPIKYDLLFERFLNPERVSMPDIDIDFDDEGRDKIIKWVVEKYGKNQVAQIITYSVLGGKSAIKDAGRVLDVPIPDTNNIAKLIPPSPGMNIAKALSKYDKLKPEEQMLVDEMRYVLNSPDDARHDVLASAKKMEGCIRNTGIHACGVIITPEDVSNLVPVTIAAKDADILVSQFDNSVAESAGLLKMDFLGLRTLTIIKDALKLVKARHGLDIDPDLIPLDDTKTYQLFKEGRTVGIFQYESPGMQKYMRELKPTVFADLIAMNALYRPGPIKYIPNFINRKHGIEEIVYDLPETEEYLKETYGITVYQEQVMLLSQKLANFTKGEADTLRKAMGKKQIDVLNKMYPKFIEGGRKNNLNEERLEKIWNDWKAFAEYAFNKSHSTCYAFIAYQTAYLKANYPAEYMASVMSNNINNTDSITMFMEDCKSMGVDVLGPDVNESQYKFSVNEKGQIRFGLGAIKGIGEGPSEGITRERANGRFKNIYDFFERILPSQMNKRVAESLVLAGAFDELDSFHRGQYFDIDMAGRTNLERLIRYGQSFQESKNEMEHSLFADFAEEVQIEQPKLAPCPEWPNMHKLNKEKETIGFYLSAHPLDEFKYQYQFMQGQLSKKAVLEKDEEKVAIDEVPILEKDSIDEVADLVEIVSDDIVAGEEEEVIEEVTKKAEPKGVFHFLNLDEVDAYKEQAFANKQEELFEEKKKDWKTLQKERENGGGGKEYTVAGLITEYVVKDGFRSGEKVAFVTLEDYSGSYSFRLGDRDYMRLKEKLEVQRFVIFKIKFAQVKDGRVFVNVNDVIELQEAFERFAKSISLVMDVMDVRAEDLDFFRTVLDRNKGNQKLKFFIKNLEDDSHIEVQSMKHSVDLNGDLIKEIQLLNKYEFYLN